One window from the genome of Metabacillus flavus encodes:
- a CDS encoding FAD-dependent oxidoreductase, with the protein MKVIVIGCTHAGTAAVSNMKKQYPEAEITVYEKNDNVSFLSCGIALYVGGVVEKAESLFYSSPEQLADQGIHMKLKHEVTNIDRHGKEITVTDMKTGESFKDSYDKLVITTGSWPVVPPLEGIQLNNIQLCKNYSHAKTIIEKSKNAKNITVVGAGYIGIELVEAFEHYGKNVTLIDGEERILNKYLDPEYTNQIESTLAAKDITLALGQTVTRFEGTDGSVSKVITSKGEYEADLVILCIGFKPNTGLLKGEVNMLSNGAIIVDEYMRTSDESIFAAGDSCAIRYNPTKQPAYIPLATNAVRMGTLVAKNIMKPTVRYMGTQGTSGIKIYDLNIASTGVTETAASHLNMNVKSITIKENDKPEFMPEYNEIMLKVVYEEETNRIVGAQVMSETDVTQAVNTLSVCIQNEMTIDELGFVDFFFQPHYNKPWNFLNQAGLQAIG; encoded by the coding sequence ATGAAAGTTATTGTTATTGGATGTACACACGCTGGTACTGCAGCCGTTTCAAATATGAAAAAACAATACCCTGAAGCAGAGATTACCGTTTACGAGAAAAATGATAATGTGTCCTTCCTTTCCTGCGGAATAGCGCTATATGTAGGCGGAGTTGTAGAAAAAGCGGAGAGCTTATTCTACTCTTCACCAGAACAGCTAGCCGATCAGGGCATCCATATGAAATTAAAACACGAAGTGACCAATATCGATCGTCACGGAAAAGAAATCACAGTAACCGATATGAAGACAGGTGAATCCTTTAAGGATTCTTACGATAAACTAGTTATCACAACCGGTTCATGGCCAGTCGTTCCTCCGCTGGAAGGCATTCAGCTAAATAACATTCAGCTTTGCAAAAATTACTCCCATGCTAAAACAATCATTGAGAAATCAAAGAATGCCAAAAACATTACAGTTGTCGGTGCAGGCTACATCGGAATCGAACTTGTAGAGGCGTTTGAGCATTATGGGAAAAATGTGACGCTGATTGATGGAGAAGAACGGATTTTAAACAAGTACCTGGATCCTGAATATACGAATCAGATTGAGAGTACGCTTGCTGCTAAAGATATAACTCTTGCCCTCGGACAAACCGTAACGCGTTTCGAAGGTACTGACGGCAGCGTTTCGAAAGTCATTACATCCAAAGGTGAGTACGAAGCAGACCTTGTCATCCTCTGCATCGGCTTCAAGCCGAATACTGGTCTTTTAAAAGGCGAAGTTAACATGCTTTCTAACGGGGCAATTATTGTGGATGAATATATGAGAACGAGTGATGAAAGCATCTTTGCTGCAGGCGACAGCTGTGCAATCCGCTACAACCCGACAAAACAGCCAGCTTACATTCCGCTTGCAACCAACGCAGTCCGGATGGGCACTCTTGTTGCGAAAAATATTATGAAGCCGACGGTCCGCTATATGGGAACACAAGGTACATCAGGGATTAAAATTTATGACCTGAACATCGCCTCCACAGGTGTAACCGAAACCGCGGCCTCTCATTTAAATATGAATGTGAAATCCATCACAATCAAAGAAAACGACAAGCCTGAATTCATGCCTGAATACAATGAAATCATGTTGAAAGTAGTTTATGAGGAAGAAACGAACCGCATCGTCGGCGCTCAAGTAATGTCAGAAACTGATGTAACCCAAGCCGTCAACACTCTCTCTGTCTGCATTCAAAATGAGATGACGATTGATGAACTCGGCTTCGTCGACTTCTTCTTCCAGCCTCACTATAACAAGCCTTGGAACTTTCTAAACCAGGCAGGACTTCAAGCTATTGGCTAA
- a CDS encoding DUF948 domain-containing protein, producing MLEWSAAIAAVAFTILVVFLIMTLRKVMVTLAETKKTLSDARSAVNGLTEEAEELIHTANQISVDVKGKVKAVDPLIESVHDVGEVIQNVTSSVKRATAQNSKPKTIHMQESKPVQIKLK from the coding sequence ATGCTTGAATGGAGTGCGGCTATTGCTGCGGTGGCCTTTACGATTCTCGTTGTTTTCCTGATTATGACGCTGCGCAAGGTGATGGTTACTCTCGCTGAGACCAAGAAAACGTTATCGGATGCCAGGAGTGCTGTGAACGGTCTGACGGAGGAAGCGGAGGAACTGATTCACACCGCTAATCAAATTTCAGTTGATGTAAAAGGGAAGGTCAAAGCGGTGGATCCTCTGATTGAATCTGTGCATGATGTTGGCGAGGTTATTCAGAACGTTACAAGTTCAGTAAAAAGAGCAACTGCTCAAAATTCGAAGCCAAAGACGATTCATATGCAGGAAAGCAAGCCTGTTCAAATTAAATTGAAATAG